From Rutidosis leptorrhynchoides isolate AG116_Rl617_1_P2 chromosome 3, CSIRO_AGI_Rlap_v1, whole genome shotgun sequence, a single genomic window includes:
- the LOC139899175 gene encoding putative pentatricopeptide repeat-containing protein At3g25060, mitochondrial, whose product MFSQNNIKSLFLACKDTTSVAKIHALLITSGYIYSANCNTQLISAYSRTGDIKLAHKLFDKIPKRGIDVWNAMIMAYSRKDCPNEVINLYKELNLEGIKSDSSTFTAALKACTSMMNLEMGEEIRMHVMDCGYDNDVFVASAMLNLYAKCGKMNEAMKVFEKMKKKDVVSWTIMITGFAQSGRGEEAINVYRLMQREGIKEDRIVILGLIQACASVKTPEIGLSVHGYLIRRHVYYIDVVIKTSLLDMHAKTGNLDLASRVFRSMDYKNVVAWSTLISGYAQNGIVTNALDLLVEMQLFGFKPDMASIIGALLACSQIGSLKLTKSIHGYVIKVLVLNQNVGTALIDAYSKCGSLTYARNLFDEMSLKDSILWNTMISSYGIHGYGHEALSMFYKMLETKSEPDETTFASLLSALGHAGLVDEGRSLFKLMVCKHNIEPTNKHYVCMADLLARGGHIEEAYNLIGSMKTEPGLAFWAALLSGCHNYGNFLIGEMVTKKILELDPDANTGVYALISNFYAKSRKWNQVADMRNVMKRSGTKKVPGNSVVEVNGKLHAFVMEDKSHFQYQEILKILEMLDLEMTSSEEKR is encoded by the coding sequence atgttttcCCAAAATAACATTAAATCATTGTTCCTTGCATGTAAAGACACCACCTCCGTTGCAAAGATTCATGCTTTACTTATAACTTCAGGGTATATTTACAGTGCAAATTGCAATACCCAACTCATATCAGCTTATTCTAGAACTGGGGATATCAAACTTGCACACAAGCTGTTTGATAAAATTCCTAAGAGAGGTATAGATGTTTGGAATGCGATGATAATGGCTTACTCTCGTAAAGATTGTCCTAATGAAGTTATTAATCTTTATAAAGAACTAAATTTGGAAGGAATTAAATCTGATAGCTCCACATTTACAGCAGCACTTAAGGCCTGCACAAGCATGATGAATTTAGAAATGGGTGAAGAGATTAGAATGCATGTGATGGATTGTGGGTATGACAATGATGTGTTTGTAGCTTCGGCCATGTTAAACTTGTATGCAAAATGTGGGAAAATGAATGAAGCAATGAAAGTGTTTGAGAAAATGAAGAAAAAAgatgttgtttcatggactataatGATAACAGGGTTTGCACAAAGTGGGAGAGGTGAAGAAGCTATAAATGTGTATCGGCTTATGCAAAGGGAAGGCATAAAAGAAGATAGAATtgtgattttgggtttgattcAAGCTTGTGCAAGTGTTAAaacaccagaaataggtctttctGTTCATGGGTATTTAATTAGAAGACATGTTTATTACATAGACGTAGTAATTAAAACGAGTCTCTTAGACATGCATGCAAAAACTGGAAACTTGGATCTTGCGTCTCGAGTTTTCAGATCAATGGACTACAAGAATGTAGTTGCTTGGAGTACTTTGATTTCTGGTTATGCTCAAAATGGGATAGTTACTAACGCACTAGACTTGTTAGTAGAGATGCAATTATTTGGATTTAAACCAGATATGGCTTCCATTATTGGTGCACTTTTAGCTTGTTCTCAAATTGGGTCTTTGAAACTTACAAAATCAATACATGGATATGTTATTAAAGTGTtggttttaaatcaaaatgtgggTACGGCGTTGATTGACGCGTACTCAAAATGTGGTTCTCTTACTTATGCACGTAACCTGTTTGATGAAATGTCCCTTAAAGACTCGATCTTGTGGAACACGATGATATCTAGTTATGGGATTCACGGTTATGGGCATGAAGCTCTTTCGATGTTCTACAAGATGTTAGAAACAAAATCAGAACCAGACGAAACAACTTTTGCTTCGTTGTTGTCAGCATTAGGTCATGCAGGTTTAGTAGACGAAGGTAGATCATTGTTTAAGCTCATGGTTTGCAAACATAACATTGAGCCAACTAATAAGCATTATGTTTGTATGGCTGATCTTTTGGCCCGTGGAGGACACATAGAGGAAGCTTATAATCTGATTGGTTCGATGAAAACGGAACCAGGGTTGGCTTTTTGGGCTGCACTATTGTCTGGGTGTCATAACTATGGTAATTTTTTGATTGGAGAAATGGTGACGAAAAAGATCTTGGAGTTGGACCCGGATGCTAACACAGGGGTTTATGCGTTGATTTCGAATTTCTATGCAAAATCAAGGAAGTGGAATCAAGTAGCTGATATGAGAAATGTAATGAAAAGGAGTGGGACTAAAAAAGTGCCTGGTAATAGTGTTGTGGAAGTCAATgggaagcttcatgcttttgttatgGAAGATAAGAGCCATTTTCAATATCAAGAAATCTTGAAAATTTTGGAAATGTTGGATCTTGAAATGACATCATCAGAGGAAAAAAGATAA
- the LOC139899176 gene encoding uncharacterized protein, which translates to MTQLLFLVVFAEAFVAFLLMVKIGPLRELVMNGIDQVKMRKGTVLTIAGTMCVILFSNWISIVKIQNKGAKIGTMTPMDQVLWRTHLLEASLMGFSLYLGFLIDRMHYHLRKLINLRKNGGSSKQEVEKLTRENSQLQENEQKAKEEITQLQKEISKLTENIQKIKLESKEKDKKVETAEAHVASLQKQSADLLLEYDRLLEENQILQAKALGYRG; encoded by the exons ATGACTCAATTATTGTTCTTAGTTGTGTTTGCTGAGGCATTTGTAGCATTTCTTTTAATGGTGAAAATTGGTCCATTAAGAGAGCTGGTGATGAATGGTATAGATCAAGTTAAGATGAGAAAAGGAACTGTTTTGACAATTGCTGGTACAATGTGTGTGATTTTATTCTCAAATTGGATTAGTATTGTTAAAATCCAGAATAAGGGTGCTAAAATTGGTACTATGACACCAATGGATCAGGTTCTTTGGAGGACTCATTTGCTGGAGGCTTCTTTAATGG GATTTTCTCTGTATCTTGGTTTCTTAATTGATCGAATGCACTATCATCTTCGGAAACTAATCAATTTGAGAAAAAATGGTGGTTCATCAAAACAAGAAGTAGAAAAACTAACCAGAGAAAATTCACAGCTTCAAGAAAATGAACAAAAAGCAAAAGAAGAAATCACACAACTGCAGAAAGAGATTTCAAAATTAACAGAAAACATACAAAAAATCAAATTGGAATCTAAAGAAAAAGATAAAAAAGTTGAAACTGCAGAAGCCCATGTTGCATCCTTACAGAAACAATCTGCCGATTTACTTCTTGAATACGATCGTCTTCTTGAAGAAAATCAAATTCTTCAAGCCAAAGCTTTGGGTTACAGGGGTTAA